A genomic region of candidate division TA06 bacterium contains the following coding sequences:
- a CDS encoding ATP-dependent endonuclease, whose amino-acid sequence MQDSGTKVMYISEMSVKNFKSIEKEEFSFEPFSVLIGKNNVGKSNVLCALRLLLEGTSKDFSQEDFYATDTSIEFEAKIENVDHFLDLSSKAHRAKIESDIKDGRLRVRRKVDPTGSAGKLEVFDLNEGAYGLKTGIDAALKQLLPQVIFIEAFQDPSAEAQGKSSATLGKLIKQVLARVQEEVSKELAEAYEQANHLLNVAEIITDNGKTKQVDQRAQGIKDIERRIRANLQRVFGDVDVRIKIDFPEVSGLMASSRLELFDGGTWTPTEGKGEGVQRALYVALLRSLAEQLREDQKSESGLKRPFLLLIEEPEIFLHPTVLGTMRDALEDISKSNQVALATHSPSMVSRQTLPDVILVRKSSAKTGKAKTTKLTAHSGDLFKTNERRVRDLLQYQRSSKFLFADKVAVVEGPSDVILYEAIVEKWAEKSLDSLGLAIIDSESKDVSLDCTRMLEDLGLEAICVTDVDFLWRGAGVVCKGGEYSKFLEGFWEKAGAEGIVETNAGQKSIKRGKKRRAAEIIDQDFQEEREIILKELKNSRIWVLPHGEIEDYVGLSASSKGKYVEAARRVRSGEQSILHEETLKTIFTEGLGLLM is encoded by the coding sequence ATGCAGGATAGTGGAACCAAGGTCATGTATATAAGCGAGATGTCGGTAAAAAACTTCAAGTCGATAGAGAAGGAAGAATTTTCCTTCGAGCCGTTCTCCGTTCTGATAGGCAAGAATAATGTCGGGAAATCAAATGTTCTGTGTGCACTTAGGCTTCTGCTTGAGGGTACAAGCAAGGATTTCTCACAGGAGGACTTCTATGCAACGGATACTAGCATCGAATTCGAAGCCAAAATAGAGAATGTCGATCATTTTCTGGATTTGAGTTCCAAGGCCCACCGGGCAAAGATTGAATCGGACATCAAAGACGGGCGTCTCAGAGTTCGTAGGAAAGTTGACCCAACTGGTTCTGCTGGAAAGCTGGAAGTTTTCGATTTGAACGAAGGCGCCTATGGACTGAAGACTGGCATAGATGCAGCCCTAAAACAACTTCTGCCACAAGTCATCTTCATTGAGGCTTTTCAAGACCCCAGCGCCGAGGCGCAGGGGAAGTCCTCCGCAACCCTTGGGAAGCTGATAAAACAGGTTCTAGCGAGAGTTCAAGAAGAAGTATCCAAAGAGTTGGCCGAAGCCTATGAGCAGGCAAATCATCTTCTCAATGTGGCCGAAATCATTACAGATAACGGCAAAACCAAGCAAGTCGATCAGAGAGCTCAGGGCATTAAAGACATTGAAAGAAGAATCCGTGCGAACCTGCAGCGTGTATTTGGAGATGTAGATGTTCGGATTAAGATAGACTTCCCAGAGGTGTCTGGACTGATGGCAAGCTCGCGACTGGAACTTTTTGACGGCGGCACCTGGACGCCTACGGAAGGAAAGGGAGAAGGCGTCCAGAGAGCGCTGTATGTGGCTTTATTGCGTAGCCTGGCGGAACAACTGCGCGAGGACCAGAAGAGTGAGAGTGGACTCAAGAGACCATTCTTGCTTCTCATCGAGGAGCCGGAAATATTCCTTCATCCCACGGTATTGGGGACTATGCGCGATGCACTGGAGGATATCTCGAAATCAAATCAAGTCGCGCTTGCGACCCACTCTCCAAGTATGGTTAGCAGGCAGACACTTCCGGATGTCATCTTGGTAAGGAAGTCCTCGGCAAAAACCGGAAAAGCGAAAACCACTAAGCTGACTGCTCATAGTGGAGACCTATTCAAAACTAACGAGAGGAGAGTTCGAGACCTGCTGCAGTATCAGAGGAGTTCCAAATTCCTCTTTGCCGACAAGGTTGCAGTCGTAGAAGGTCCATCAGACGTGATTTTATACGAAGCAATCGTTGAGAAGTGGGCGGAAAAATCCCTTGATTCTCTTGGTCTGGCAATAATCGATAGCGAGTCCAAGGATGTCTCCCTTGACTGCACTAGAATGCTAGAGGACCTTGGACTAGAGGCGATCTGCGTCACAGATGTCGATTTCCTCTGGCGTGGTGCTGGAGTGGTGTGCAAGGGGGGCGAATACTCCAAGTTTCTTGAGGGCTTCTGGGAAAAAGCGGGCGCGGAAGGAATTGTTGAAACAAATGCTGGGCAAAAGAGTATTAAGAGAGGCAAGAAGCGTAGGGCCGCAGAAATCATAGACCAGGACTTTCAGGAGGAAAGGGAAATCATTCTTAAGGAACTGAAAAACAGCAGAATTTGGGTGCTCCCCCACGGCGAGATTGAGGACTATGTCGGGCTGTCTGCGAGCTCGAAGGGAAAGTATGTAGAGGCAGCAAGAAGAGTCAGAAGCGGGGAGCAGTCAATCTTACACGAGGAAACCCTCAAGACGATTTTCACCGAAGGCCTAGGATTACTTATGTAA
- a CDS encoding ImmA/IrrE family metallo-endopeptidase — protein MPSKVRAIVTPELMVWAREKRARLTLEAAAKKIGRPKEEIEGWENGTLKPTMPQARNAEEAYRVPLACFYMEKPPKGFAVLRDFRFLPDEYSPEYSPKLSLLAEETQDRQQWMRDYLIMEGRKRLDFVGSADVTMEPRDLAKSIRKTLKTTPDDQISCSSRSDALKLWMQSAEQAGIFVSRARDVSCLEARGFAICDPYAPIIFLNTNDSKAAQFFTLAHELVHIWINQTGVSNLEDIYSMPDTDEARIEIFCNKVAAEAVLDSKTFNHLWAERSKNRTINEQIEVISGVFKVSEEVVARRLLDKDVISQHRYRELREYYQERWKEMEEKKKKGFAPYHLRMVVKRGYTFTQLVLGAYYRGSAAATEASALLGAKVNHFNKVAYYAHLPEPPSQR, from the coding sequence ATGCCAAGTAAAGTTAGAGCAATTGTCACGCCCGAGCTGATGGTTTGGGCTAGAGAGAAAAGGGCTAGACTTACCTTGGAGGCTGCCGCCAAAAAGATCGGAAGACCCAAAGAAGAAATAGAGGGCTGGGAGAATGGCACTCTCAAGCCAACCATGCCTCAGGCCAGGAATGCGGAGGAAGCGTACAGAGTCCCTTTGGCCTGTTTTTACATGGAAAAACCTCCCAAGGGTTTCGCAGTCTTACGAGACTTCAGGTTCCTCCCGGATGAGTACAGCCCAGAATACAGTCCTAAGCTTTCTTTGCTTGCAGAGGAAACGCAGGACCGCCAACAGTGGATGCGTGATTATCTGATTATGGAGGGAAGGAAGAGGCTGGATTTTGTCGGCTCTGCCGACGTTACAATGGAGCCACGGGACCTGGCCAAGTCCATACGGAAGACCCTCAAGACAACGCCAGACGATCAGATTTCATGCAGTAGTAGAAGCGATGCACTTAAACTGTGGATGCAGAGCGCTGAGCAAGCAGGTATCTTTGTCTCTCGCGCTCGAGACGTTTCCTGCCTGGAGGCCCGCGGATTCGCGATCTGCGATCCCTACGCTCCTATCATTTTTCTTAATACTAATGATAGCAAGGCTGCGCAGTTCTTTACGCTGGCCCATGAGCTTGTTCACATATGGATCAATCAGACTGGCGTTTCTAACCTTGAAGATATCTACTCCATGCCAGATACTGATGAAGCTCGAATCGAAATATTCTGCAACAAGGTTGCCGCCGAAGCCGTCCTTGACTCCAAGACATTCAACCATCTCTGGGCTGAAAGGTCGAAAAACCGTACGATCAATGAGCAAATTGAGGTAATTTCCGGGGTTTTCAAGGTGAGCGAGGAGGTAGTGGCGCGGCGGCTTCTTGATAAAGATGTAATCTCCCAGCATCGCTATCGTGAGTTGCGTGAATACTATCAAGAACGCTGGAAGGAAATGGAGGAAAAAAAGAAGAAAGGCTTTGCTCCCTATCACCTTAGGATGGTGGTGAAACGGGGCTACACGTTTACACAGTTGGTCCTCGGAGCTTATTACAGGGGATCTGCGGCAGCAACCGAGGCGTCGGCTTTACTGGGAGCTAAGGTCAACCATTTCAATAAAGTGGCGTATTACGCGCATCTTCCGGAACCTCCGAGCCAGAGATAA
- a CDS encoding DUF4411 family protein, with translation MELYCLDTNVLIEGWNRYYSIRIAPNYWTTLDRLAMKKRVFCTMEVKREIKRKDDTLYEWVKNRPHLFWEVDREVQKNLRCIMKEYPAIVSQCRNRNAADPWVIAHALTLGAIVVTKEEPASMRITKIKIPHVCDKLGVPWMNDFQFVEELKIRLT, from the coding sequence ATGGAACTGTACTGTCTTGATACGAATGTTCTTATTGAGGGCTGGAATAGGTACTATTCAATAAGGATTGCACCCAATTACTGGACCACGCTTGATAGACTGGCCATGAAAAAGAGAGTGTTCTGCACAATGGAGGTTAAACGGGAGATCAAGAGAAAAGACGATACATTATATGAGTGGGTTAAGAACCGTCCGCACCTCTTCTGGGAAGTAGACCGAGAGGTTCAAAAAAACCTCAGATGCATAATGAAAGAATACCCGGCGATCGTCAGTCAATGCAGGAATCGCAATGCTGCCGATCCTTGGGTAATTGCCCATGCATTGACATTGGGAGCAATAGTTGTTACAAAAGAAGAACCTGCATCAATGAGGATTACGAAGATCAAGATTCCTCACGTTTGCGACAAGCTTGGAGTGCCGTGGATGAATGACTTTCAATTTGTGGAAGAACTAAAGATTCGACTCACCTGA